The Halictus rubicundus isolate RS-2024b unplaced genomic scaffold, iyHalRubi1_principal scaffold0177, whole genome shotgun sequence genome includes a region encoding these proteins:
- the LOC143363942 gene encoding uncharacterized protein LOC143363942: MRKVPPSQYDDPHAVYIPHHAVIRESSVTTHLRVVFNASSPTSNGTSLNDHLFIGPKLQTDLPAIILRCRQYRYLLTSDITKMYRQILVDPQDADYQRILWRSSPSDSIDRYQLLTVTYGTAPAPFLALRVLKQLIEDEGSQFPLATRVLQHHLYVDDCIFGASDESTLIETRNQLIALLSKAQFRLHKWTSNASHLLADITPPDPGLIQEKILQSDDTAKVLGVSWSPEVDAFRFRVTLPVEGACTKRGILSTIARLFDPLGWVTPATVYAKTLMQQLWLQKCSWDTPLSPGLLGRWEKYSAELPILESLSLPRWTKQSPDIASYQLHGFADASTLADAAAVYLRIVTSSGRIVISLLAAKSKVAPVKPLTVPRLELSAALLLTRLVVFVRQALHELPRTTPCYCWTDSTITLCWLRQPASKWKTFVANRVAQIESTLPDAIWRHVPSEENPADCASRGLLPSQLLGHDLWWTGPSWLQHSTDLWPYNIPDAPSSAFTEARPTISVNLCPAHTPWDLRDRFSSWPKLLKVTAYILRFVARIREKPGVGSNFVRQALNGSEVQFAKIFWLRQMQQELFPDELQALRHHHPLNKKSSILCLNPYVDEDNLIRVGGRLKNAKLSERAKHPIILKSHPLLTLIIVNAHLRALHAGSQLTTSLLRLRRVHAKRPHLKVP; this comes from the coding sequence ATGCGCAAGGTCCCTCCGTCGCAGTACGATGACCCTCACGCCGTATATATTCCGCATCATGCGGTAATCCGCGAGAGTAGTGTCACAACACATCTTCGTGTTGTATTTAACGCATCCAGCCCCACGAGTAACGGCACTTCGTTAAACGACCATCTGTTTATCGGTCCCAAACTGCAAACGGACCTTCCAGCTATCATCCTTCGGTGCCGACAATATCGGTACTTGCTTACCTCCGACATTACAAAGATGTATCGCCAAATATTGGTCGATCCGCAAGACGCGGATTATCAGCGAATATTGTGGCGGTCGTCCCCTTCAGATTCCATCGATCGTTATCAGCTGCTAACCGTAACCTACGGCACAGCTCCGGCCCCCTTCCTCGCGCTTCGGGTGCTAAAACAACTTATCGAAGACGAAGGGTCCCAATTCCCCCTGGCCACACGCGTTCTCCAACACCACCTTTATGTGGACGATTGTATCTTTGGCGCGTCCGATGAATCGACGTTAATCGAAACTCGTAATCAGCTGATTGCATTGCTCAGCAAGGCACAGTTCCGTTTGCATAAGTGGACAAGCAATGCGTCGCATTTGCTCGCTGATATTACTCCGCCTGACCCTGGATTAATCCAGGAGAAAATCTTGCAGTCCGATGACACGGCGAAAGTCCTTGGGGTCTCGTGGAGCCCCGAAGTTGATGCTTTTCGCTTCCGAGTCACACTTCCCGTGGAGGGCGCGTGCACCAAGCGAGGCATACTGTCGACCATTGCCCGTCTTTTCGACCCAttaggctgggtcacccccgCCACCGTATACGCAAAAACGCTCATGCAACAGCTGTGGTTGCAGAAGTGCAGTTGGGACACTCCCCTTTCTCCGGGCCTGCTCGGGCGCTGGGAGAAATACAGTGCAGAATTGCCGATCTTAGAATCTCTATCTCTTCCTCGATGGACGAAACAAAGCCCAGATATCGCGTCCTATCAATTGCACGGCTTCGCGGATGCGTCTACATTAGCGGATGCTGCTGCAGTGTATCTGCGCATCGTGACGTCTTCCGGCCGAATCGTCATCTCGCTTCTAGCCGCAAAATCGAAGGTGGCACCGGTCAAGCCGTTGACGGTGCCACGGCTGGAACTTTCAGCCGCCCTTCTCCTTACACGCCTCGTCGTCTTCGTGCGACAAGCATTGCACGAGTTGCCGAGGACGACTCCTTGTTATTGCTGGACGGACTCGACCATCACCCTTTGTTGGCTGCGGCAACCCGCGTCAAAATGGAAAACGTTTGTCGCAAATCGAGTGGCCCAGATAGAATCCACTCTGCCCGATGCCATTTGGCGCCACGTACCGTCTGAGGAAAATCCCGCCGACTGCGCATCTCGCGGTCTGCTTCCGTCTCAACTCCTGGGTCATGACCTTTGGTGGACAGGCCCTTCGTGGCTGCAACACTCGACCGACCTTTGGCCGTACAATATTCCCGATGCTCCATCTAGCGCGTTCACCGAGGCACGTCCGACCATTTCGGTCAATCTTTGCCCAGCTCACACGCCATGGGACCTTCGGGACCGCTTCTCGTCGTGGCCAAAATTGCTGAAGGTCACGGCATACATCTTGCGATTCGTAGCCCGAATTCGAGAAAAGCCCGGCGTGGGCTCAAACTTTGTAAGGCAGGCCCTCAATGGGTCGGAAGTCCAATTCGCCAAAATCTTCTGGCTCCGACAAATGCAGCAAGAGCTTTTTCCTGACGAGCTGCAAGCTCTTCGTCACCATCATCCGCtcaataaaaagagcagtatccTCTGCCTTAACCCATACGTAGACGAGGACAACCTAATTCGAGTCGGCGGTCGGCTAAAAAACGCCAAGTTATCGGAACGAGCAAAACATCCGATTATATTGAAATCCCATCCTTTATTGACGCTCATAATTGTTAACGCTCATCTGCGAGCCCTCCATGCCGGATCGCAGCTGACAACGAGCCTCCTCCGCCTCCGCCGTGTGCACGCGAAAAGGCCGCACCTCAAAGTGCCTTGA